The window GCTGCTGGTGCCGTTCGTGTTGTACGTCGTCTTCGTGTTGTCGCCGTACGCGCAGGCGTTCTACATCTCGCTGACCGACTGGAGCGGCTACACAGCCGCCAAGACGTTCGTCGGGATGTCGAACTACAGCAAGCTGATTCACGACTCGGTGTTCTGGACGTCGGTGAAGCACAACCTCATCGCGGTCGTCGCCGTACCCGTGGTCACGATCGCGTTGGCGTTGTTCTTCGCGACGATGCTCAATGTCGGTGGGAGAAAGGGGAAGGCCGCGATCCAAGGGGTTCGCGGCTCGGCCTTCTACAAGGTCATCTTCTTCTTCCCCTACATCCTGTCCATCGCGGTCGTCGGTGTGCTGTGGTCGTTCGTCTATGACTCGACCGACAACGGCCTGATCAACGGGTTCCTCAAGTCGATCGGGCTCGGGGGACCGGTCGACTGGCTGGGCGATCCGTCGATCGCGTTCTGGGCGATCCTCGCCGTGATGGTGTGGGTGTCGGTCGGTTTCTACGTCGTGCTGTTCACGGCGTCGATGGGGTCGATTCCGCGCGAACTGTACGAGGCGGTGCTGCTGGACGGCGCGAACCGGTGGAGCACGTTCTGGCGGCTGACCCTGCCGTTGATGTGGGACAGCCTGCAGGTCGGGATCATCTACATCGGCATCCAGGCACTCGACCTCTTCGCGCTGGTCAACACGATGTCCGCGGCGGGTGGGTCCGGCGGGCCGGACAAC of the Mycobacteriales bacterium genome contains:
- a CDS encoding sugar ABC transporter permease — protein: MRQGRYPFIISMLLVPFVLYVVFVLSPYAQAFYISLTDWSGYTAAKTFVGMSNYSKLIHDSVFWTSVKHNLIAVVAVPVVTIALALFFATMLNVGGRKGKAAIQGVRGSAFYKVIFFFPYILSIAVVGVLWSFVYDSTDNGLINGFLKSIGLGGPVDWLGDPSIAFWAILAVMVWVSVGFYVVLFTASMGSIPRELYEAVLLDGANRWSTFWRLTLPLMWDSLQVGIIYIGIQALDLFALVNTMSAAGGSGGPDNSTQVISNYLYQTGFKFGQFGYASAMGVALCILTLLLAGLTFRVTRRERLEF